The Candidatus Paceibacterota bacterium genomic sequence CCTGTTTACTTCCTTATCGGGGGATATGGCACGGGAGCTCGAGCCGCAGCGGCCGTAAAGTTCCTTATTTACAGTCTTTTTGGTGGATTGCTCATGCTTGCCTCCATAATCGCGCTCTACGTTATTTCTGGCGAGCAAGGTGGACACACCTTCGATATTGGTGCGCTCTCACGGCTTCATATGAGTTCGACGACTCAGAACTTCCTCTTTCTAGGATTCTTTATTGCCTTCGCGATCAAGGCGCCGCTCTGGCCATTCCATACTTGGCTGCCGGATGCGGCCGATGCTGCGACTCCGGGCACTTCCGTTCTACTTCTAGGTGTACTCGATAAAGTCGGCACCTTTGGAATGATCCGTTATTGCCTCACCCTCTTTCCCGAGGCATCCAAGACATTTACACCCGTAATCATTGTTCTCGCCGTGATCTCGATTATTTACGGAGCTTTCTTGGCGATCGGCCAGACTGATTTCAAGAGACTGATTGCCTTTACATCTATTTCCCACTTCGGATTTATCACTATGGGTATCTTCGCGATGACTTCCCAAGGGCAATCTGGGGCAACTCTTTACATGTTCAACCACGGCTTCTCGACTGCGGCACTCTTCCTCGTCGCGGGTTGGATGGCTTCGCGGCGTGGTTCGTCGAAGATTGCTGATTTCGGCGGATTACAACGAGTCACACCAGTTATGGCTTGGGTCTTCTTCTTTGCGGGAATGTCGAGTTTGGCACTTCCTGGCCTGTCGAGTTTTGTAAGCGAATTCTTGGTTCTCGTCGGCACGTACACTCGATATCCAGTCGCTGCGGTAATTGGAGCATTCGGAATTGTGCTGGCATCGCTCTATATCTTGATACCTATCCAACGTTCGCTGCACGGACCAACGACGCCCGGCAATGAGTCGCTCACAGATCTCAACCTGCGAGAGAAAATAGCGATCGCACCGGTAGTAGCCGTCATTCTCGTCCTGGGCTTCTATCCTTCTCCATTGCTCAACGTTATTAACCCGGCCTCTGAACACATTATTGCTAAGGCTGGTTTTAGTGATCCACTTCCTACAATCGATGCAAAGGTAGGCAAGTAATGCTCACTTTTACCTCGCCAGCTCTTTCTTATCTCCTTCTATCGCCGATGCTTATCGTCCTGGGCGGCGGAGTTATTGGGGTATTAATTGAGGCATTTCTCTCTCGCAAAGTGCGCCCTGCCGCGCAATTGACGCTCGCTCTGGGAACTCTCGGTCTTGCCCTGGTGCAAGTCTGGAGGATTCGCCACGAATCATCAATCTCCGCAGCGATGGGCTCTGTGGCCATTGATGGACCCGCGGTCCTCTTGCAAGCATCCGTTCTTATCATCGCAATTTTGGGAGTTTTTCTGATTGCCGATCAAGGGCATTTCACTGCTCAAGCGGCAGCCATTCCAGGTTCCCCAGAGGAGAAGGAATCAATTCAACTGGGTGAGAAATTGACCGAGGTCTACCCGCTCACTCTCTTCGCAGTCGCCGGCATGATGCTCTTTCCCGTTGCCACAGACTTGCTGACTCTTTTCGTAGCACTTGAAGTTCTTTCATTGCCGCTTTACTTAATGGCAGGACTCTCTCGCCGCAGAAGGCTCCTCTCACAGGAGGCGGCATTGAAGTACTTCTTACTAGGAGCATTCTCTTCGGCATTCTTCCTTTTTGGGGCAGCTTTTCTTTACGGATACTCTGGAACACTCTCGTTCGCGGGAATCTACGAAGCGGTCATTGGTGGCACTGCCAACTCGGTTTTCTTGTTGATTGGAATCTCCTTCCTCTCCGTGGGATTGCTCTTTAAAGTTAGTGCGGTCCCATTCCATGCATGGACACCCGATGTCTATCAAGGTGCACCCACCCCCGTTACGGCATTTATGGCCGCTGCAACCAAGGTCGCCGCGTTCGGTGCAATGTTGCGAATTTTCTATACTGCATTCCCAAATGCATACTGGGATTGGCGTCCATTCCTCACGGTCATCGCAATTATCACTATGGCTTTTGGTTCACTTGTTGCAATTGCACAGCGCGACATCAAGCGGATGCTGGCTTACTCCTCGATTGCGCATGCCGGCTTCTTGCTTACCGGTGTTTTGGCTCTCAATAAATCTGGTCTAGACGCGACGATCTTCTATCTCTTCGCCTATGGCATTGCGACAGTTGGAGCATTCGGAATTGTCACTCTGGTACGCGATTCCTCCGGTGAGGTTACGGATCTCAATCGTTGGGCTGGGTTGGGCAAGCGTTCGCCCTTCATCGCAACTGTTTTCGCAACCCTCCTCCTTGCCTTCGCCGGCATTCCACTTACCAGCGGCTTCATTGGAAAATTCTCCATATTCTCCGCAGCATATGAGAGTGGTAACAAGAGCGTCGTTATCGTGGGCGTGCTCTCCAGCGCTATTGCCGCTTATTTCTATATCCGGGTCATCGTACTGATGTTCTTCACAGACCCTGCGGAAGATGGAACGGTTGTGGTGATTCCGGCGCTCCTTACGCGAATTACGATCCTTCTCTCTTTTGTTATCACGATCTTCCTTGGCGTATTTCCAACACCGCTCCTTAATTTCATTACCTCCACGGCAACCTTTATCCGCTGATGACGGCGTTTGGTATTCCAAATCTTTCTCCGACACTTGAGCAAGATCTAGTCGTTGGCTTGTCTCAAGTTGAAGACTTATTGCGTAGTCATATCAAAGGTAAATACCCACTCGTAGAGGAGACCGCTGGGCATTTAGCAGCAGCTGGAGGTAAGCGACTGCGACCTTTGCTCACGTTGATTGCGGCGCAATACGGAGATCCAACGCGGTATGAAGTTATCCAAGCTGCGGTGGTCGCAGAACTCACGCACCTGGCGACGCTTTATCACGACGATGTAATGGATGATGCATCCCTTCGTCGGGGTGTGGAGAGTGCCAACAACCGCTGGGGAAATACGGTTGCCATTTTGACGGGGGACTATCTTTTTGCGAAGTGCTCAGCACTTTTGGCAGACCTGGGTCCTGAGGCAGTGCGGTTGCAGGCGCAGACTTTTGAAAGGCTTGTCATTGGTCAGATCATGGAAACTCAGGGTCCAGATGCTGGAGAAGATCCACTTGCACATTATTTGCAGGTAGTTGCAAACAAGACTGGTTCCCTCATTGCCACCAGTGCCAGATATGGCGCGCTTGTCTCTGGTGCAAATAATGAGATCATGGAGAACGTGACCATTTTCGGGGAGAAGATAGGTATCGCATTCCAATTGGCAGATGACATCATCGATATTTCGAGTGAGTCAAAAGATTCTGGAAAGACTCCTGGAACAGATTTACGCGAAGGTGTACCCACTTTGGTCACGCTTCGAGTCCTTGCTTCAACCAAGGAGAGCGACCGCGAATTGCAGAAGTTGTTATCGGCACCAATCGAGTCTGAGACCATGGTTGCCGAAGTTCTAGTTGCATTGCGATCGCACTCGGCCCTTGTTGAGTCTCGTGCACAACTGTTCGCGATAGCGGAACAAGCCAGAAATGCCCTGAAACCACTGCCAATGTGCGACGCGACCTCCGCCTTTTTCTCACTATGTGACGCGGTGATAGAGCGCTCGCATTAATTGGAAGTAGGAGTGACTTTTCCTCCGATAGGATAATTGCAGTATCTGCCTAAAGGAATGGATCGCTATGACAGCGCAACTAATTCACCCATTCACCTTTGGTGACCGAACTCAATCTGATTTATTGGGCGGTAAAGGCGCAAATCTTGCAGAGATGGTGCGCATTGGGTTGCCAGTTCCTCCAGGATTTACGATTACGACCCAGGCATGTCGTGAGTTTCTTACATCTGGTCAAATGCCTGCTGGACTTCCGGGAGAGATTTCCACTTCGCTCGAACTACTTGAGAAAAGTTTGGGTAAAGAATTTGGAAATCCTGACAAACCACTTTTAGTCTCTGTTCGTTCGGGTGCGAAGTTCTCTATGCCGGGCATGATGGAGACAGTGCTCAATGTGGGCATGACTACGGATGTTGCCCAGAGCATGGCCGACCAGACTGGTAATCCAAGATTTGCATGGGATTCATACCGACGATTTATTGACATGTACGGCCGTACTGTTTGCGGAGTTGCTCTATCTGAGTTCCATAGAGTGGAAGCGCGCGTACTTGCAGCATCGAATGCACATAGTATTCAAGAACTTGATGTTGCCGGATTGCAAATGCTTGCCGACTCATACATTAAGGAAATTGAGGCAGTCACGGGGGAGTCTTTCCCGATTGATCCACATGTTCATCTCATCCGATCCGTTGAGGCCGTGTTCCGATCTTGGAATTCAGACCGCGCGCAGGTTTATCGTCAAAGAGAGCGAATTCCATCGGATTTAGGAACCGCGGTAAACATTCAAAGTATGGTCTTTGGAAACCTGAGCGATGATTCCGGAACGGGTGTTGCCTTCACTCGCGATCCCGCAACCGGCGCAACTGGAAGTTATGGCGATTACCTGGAGCGAGCTCAAGGTGAAGATGTCGTAGCTGGTATTAGAAATACTATGTCACTTGCAGAATTTGCTGAGAGCTCACCTGTCGTCGCGACCGAATTAGAGCGCGTCATGAAACTCCTCGAGGATCACTATCGGGATCTCTGTGATATTGAATTCACCGTCGAAAAAGGAAAACTCTGGATTCTCCAAACCCGCGTGGGTAAGCGAACCGCAGAAGCCGCCTTCCGAATCGCCACGCAATTGGTGGACGAAGGGAAGATTTCAATGGATGAGGCGTTGGTTCGCACATCAGGGGATCAACTCGCACAATTGATGTTCCCGCAATTTGATCTTTCAGCCTCCGTCAGGGAAATCGCGCGTGGAATTCCCGCATCTCCGGGTGCCGCAGTGGGAGAAGTGGTCTTCGACTCACGACGGGCTTTTGACTTAGCCCGGAGCGGAAAGAAAGTAATTCTGGTTCGCCGCGAAACCAGTCCTGATGACCTGGTAGGAATGGTTGCATCGGAAGGCATTTTGACTAGCCGGGGCGGCAAAACCTCGCACGCGGCAGTTGTTGCCCGTGGAATGGGAAAGACTGCAGTGTGCGGTACGGAGAGCATTTCTGTTGACGAGCGCGCCTCCTTATTCACGGTGGGAAGTTTGACCGTTTACGAAGGGGAGACAATCTCCATCGATGGCACTACAGGCAAGGTGTATCAGGGAATTGTTCCAGTCATCGCATCACCTGTGACTTCGTATTTGGAAGGCCGTCTCGCTGCCTCTAGTGACGAAGCATCTGCTGTCGTGAAAGCGGTCGACAGGATTCTTTCTTATGCCGATGAAATTCGAATATTGCACGTGCGCACAAATGCGGACACGCCGGAGGATGCTATCCGTGCGCGAATTCTGGGCGCCGAAGGAGTGGGTCTTTGCCGCACCGAGCACATGTTCCTTGGAACGCGCCGAATGTATGTCGAGCGGTTGGTTCTTGCCGAGAACGAAGATGTCCAACGTGGAGTAATTGCAGAGATGGAGCCGCTACAGAGAGCTGACTTCGTGGGCATCATGATGGCGATGTCAGGGTTGCCGGTGACGATCCGTCTGCTGGATCCGCCGCTGCATGAATTTCTTCCGCCCCTGGCGGAATTATCTGCGCATATGGCTCGCGCCGAGGCGTTGGGAGAGGATATTCCAGCCCGTGATCAGGCTATTTTTGCCGCAGTAAAGCGCCTACACGAGTCCAATCCAATGCTGGGCTTGCGCGGCGTGCGTCTGGGTATTTTGATTCCAGATCTCTACAAGATGCAGGTTCGAGCCCTGGTTCACGCCTACCTTGAGGTTCGCCGACTCGGTCACAATCCGCAGCCAGAGGTGATGATTCCGTTGGTATCCACGCAGCGCGAGTTGCTCTACTTACGGGAAACTTTAGAAGCAGAAATTAAGAAGACATTTATAGGTACCGGTCAAAATCTCGACATTCCAATCGGGACGATGATTGAAACTCCGAGAGCGGCTATTACAGCTGATCGCCTAGCCAACTATGCAGACTTTTTCTCCTTCGGCACAAATGATCTCACGCAGTTAACGTGGGGATTTAGTCGCGATGATGTGGAGTCTACGTTCTTGCCGAGATATTTGGATCTCGAACTCCTTCCCTTTAGCCCATTTGAGTCTCTGGATCAGGCCGGAGTTGGCATCTTGGTACGAAAGGCGACAGAACTTGCACGCACTGTCCGTTCTGATTTCAAACTCGGCATTTGCGGCGAGCATGGTGGCGATCCACGCAGTATCCATTTTTTCCACGAACTGGGTCTGGATTATGTTTCCTGTTCACCCTTCCGTGTTCCTGTTGCTCGGCTTGAGTCGGGACGTGCAACCGTGCTGAATAGTGCAGCTGGATCGAGTAGTTCTTAATCTGATTCAGTGGTGTTTCGAGTGGATCTCACTAGGTCCGTGCCAAGAAATGCCAGAGCCAGCCAGATAAGTCCGAATCCGAACGCGCGCGCAAGGGGCATTGATTCATGATTGACGAATATACCTATGAGGAACATGATGCCGGGCGTGAGGTACTGCAGTAGCCCGGTCGTGGAGAGTGGCAAACGCGTAGTGGCGCCGTTAAATAGTAGAAGTGGTACGACGGTGATGATTCCTGCTCCTGCGAGCAGCAACGAAATGCCAATACTGGTTCCGAAGTGACCGCGTGAGTGTTCGCCTAACCAAATCAAGTAGAAGAGATTGGGAATAAGGGCCACCGTTGTCTCTATGGAAAGCCCCTCTAAAGCCCCTACTTTCAATGATTTTTTGAAGAGACTGTAGGAACTCCAGGAGATGGCCAAGGCAAGGGCGATGAAAGGAATGGCTCCGTATTGAACTGTCAGAGTCACAACTCCGACGCCAGCCAATCCCACTGCTACCCACTGCAATGGGCGGAGGCGTTCGCGAAATCCCAGGATGCCAAATGCCACACTGACTAATGGGGTAATGAAATATCCCAATGACGCTTCGACGATTCGGTTGACGGTGACGGACCAAATGTAAACGCCCCAGTTGATGGTGAGGAATAGAGAAGTCAGTGACAAAAGTGCAAAGGTGCGGCGATCACGAAATATCGCCAGAGTGGCTTTGAGTTGTTTCCTGAGTGCGAGCAAGATGATGCAGAACAGAAGGGACCACACGCTGCGGCTTGCCAGAATTTCAAAGGCGCTCGCCTCTTCTAAGTACTTCCAATAGAGCGGTAGTAGTCCCCAGAGTGTGTATGCGCTGATTCCGTAAATCAGTCCTGTTCGGTGGTTGTCAGAATTCTTAATTCAGACTCACCGGTAATTCGTAAATTGGACGGCGAACTCCCACTTGGCTTCTTTGATCATCGTGATTGCGGTCTGCAAGTCATCCCTACTTTTACTTGTGACACGTAACTCATCGCCTTGAATCTGAGTCTTAATGCTCTTTGGACCCTCGTCCCGAAGGAACTTGGCAACTTTCTTGGCATTCTCGGTTGTAATGCCCTCTTTGAGAGGGCAGGCCAATTTGTAAATCTTGCCACTCAATGCCGGTTTGCCTGGGTCAATGTGCTTGAGAGAGACCCCGCGCTTGACCAGCTTGTCCTTTAAGACATCCAGAGTGGCGTTTGCTCGCTCCTCAGTGCCTGCCTCAATAGATATCTTCTCACCTTCTAGCTCGATCTTGGCTCCGGTATTTTTGAAGTCGAACCGGGTGTCAATCTCGCGAATTGCCTGATTAACGGCGTTGTCGAGTTCCATCCGATCGATCTTGGAAACAACGTCAAAACTGCTATCTGCTGCCATGTGAGATCCTTCCCTGCGCGACCCAAAAAAGCGGTATTCGCGCCTACTTGCCTACGGTATCCTTTCACCTCACAAGTTCCATAATTGCCGCACTTTGTACAACCTTGGCGGGTTGCCCGAGCGGCCAATGGGAGCGGACTGTAAATCCGCCGGCTACGCCTTCCAAGGTTCGAATCCTTGACCCGCCACCAAAGATTGAGCGTGATTTTAGCTTAAGAATCGGATCCGCTCTTAAATCGTTTGCCACTGGTTGCAACCAATTGCCAGCGCCAGTGGTGCGAGATTAATTTTTCACTAGGGTAAGCCGTATGAGGACTTCAGTGATTGTGGCGGGTGCACGTACTCCTATTGGGCGATTGAATGGAAGTTTAAGTGGTTTGAGTTCGACTGACTTGGGCGGGATCGCAATCAAGTCGGCAGTTGAACGTGCAGGTATCTCCCCAGATCAAGTTCAATATGTCGTCATGGGCCAGGTCCTTCAAGCTGGTGTCGGACAAGGGCCGGCAAGACAAGCCGCCATTAAAGGTGGTTTGCCAATGGATGTTCCCTCTGTCGTCGTGAATAAGGTTTGCCTCTCAGGGCTGAATGCGATCGCTTTAGCAGATCAACTTATTCGAGCGGGCGAGTACGAAGTGATTGTTGCGGGTGGCATGGAGTCAATGACAAATGCGCCACACATACTGATGAATTCTCGAGTTGGTTTCAAACTTGGCGACGCCACCTTAAAGGATTCAATGATCTTTGATGGTCTTTTTTGCAGTGTGGAGCAAATTGGAATGGGCGAAAGTACGGAGAAATACAACCCGAAGTTTTCGATGACTCGGGAAGTTCAGGATGAGTTTGCATTTCAGTCTCAACAGCGTGCGGCAAAGGCGCAATCTAGTGGCGTATTCGAAGCGGAAATCGTTCCGGTAGAACTCAAGGATCGCAAAGGAAATGTAACGCGCTTCGCCATGGATGAGGGCATCCGCGGGGAGACTTCATTAGAAGAATTGTCAAAACTCAAGCCGGTTTTCTCGCCAACTGGCACCATCACTGCCGGATCCTCATCCCAGATTTCAGATGGTGCTGCGGCGGTGGTCGTGATGTTGAAAGAAAGAGCCATCGAACTGGGCCTTAGTTGGCTCTGTGAAATCGGGGCGCAAGGCATGGTTGCCGGACCAGATGCGTCCCTGCATGAGCAACCTGCAAATGCGATCAAGTTGGCTGCGAAAAAAGAGGGAATCGGCCTAGATCAATTTGATTTTGTCGAGATAAATGAAGCCTTCGCGGCAGTCGGGATTGTTTCAT encodes the following:
- a CDS encoding NADH-quinone oxidoreductase subunit M — its product is MNSSNWLTILGILPLVGALLISALPKKSELNAKRIAFITTLVVAAVTVAMATQFQRDNVEMQFVLNRSWIPSLGINFALGVDAIALVLILLSTLLAPIVVLAGWNESAGGRWSTKTFYILLLVLETMMIGVFAATDVFLFYVFFEAMLIPVYFLIGGYGTGARAAAAVKFLIYSLFGGLLMLASIIALYVISGEQGGHTFDIGALSRLHMSSTTQNFLFLGFFIAFAIKAPLWPFHTWLPDAADAATPGTSVLLLGVLDKVGTFGMIRYCLTLFPEASKTFTPVIIVLAVISIIYGAFLAIGQTDFKRLIAFTSISHFGFITMGIFAMTSQGQSGATLYMFNHGFSTAALFLVAGWMASRRGSSKIADFGGLQRVTPVMAWVFFFAGMSSLALPGLSSFVSEFLVLVGTYTRYPVAAVIGAFGIVLASLYILIPIQRSLHGPTTPGNESLTDLNLREKIAIAPVVAVILVLGFYPSPLLNVINPASEHIIAKAGFSDPLPTIDAKVGK
- the nuoN gene encoding NADH-quinone oxidoreductase subunit NuoN, producing the protein MLTFTSPALSYLLLSPMLIVLGGGVIGVLIEAFLSRKVRPAAQLTLALGTLGLALVQVWRIRHESSISAAMGSVAIDGPAVLLQASVLIIAILGVFLIADQGHFTAQAAAIPGSPEEKESIQLGEKLTEVYPLTLFAVAGMMLFPVATDLLTLFVALEVLSLPLYLMAGLSRRRRLLSQEAALKYFLLGAFSSAFFLFGAAFLYGYSGTLSFAGIYEAVIGGTANSVFLLIGISFLSVGLLFKVSAVPFHAWTPDVYQGAPTPVTAFMAAATKVAAFGAMLRIFYTAFPNAYWDWRPFLTVIAIITMAFGSLVAIAQRDIKRMLAYSSIAHAGFLLTGVLALNKSGLDATIFYLFAYGIATVGAFGIVTLVRDSSGEVTDLNRWAGLGKRSPFIATVFATLLLAFAGIPLTSGFIGKFSIFSAAYESGNKSVVIVGVLSSAIAAYFYIRVIVLMFFTDPAEDGTVVVIPALLTRITILLSFVITIFLGVFPTPLLNFITSTATFIR
- a CDS encoding polyprenyl synthetase family protein, whose protein sequence is MTAFGIPNLSPTLEQDLVVGLSQVEDLLRSHIKGKYPLVEETAGHLAAAGGKRLRPLLTLIAAQYGDPTRYEVIQAAVVAELTHLATLYHDDVMDDASLRRGVESANNRWGNTVAILTGDYLFAKCSALLADLGPEAVRLQAQTFERLVIGQIMETQGPDAGEDPLAHYLQVVANKTGSLIATSARYGALVSGANNEIMENVTIFGEKIGIAFQLADDIIDISSESKDSGKTPGTDLREGVPTLVTLRVLASTKESDRELQKLLSAPIESETMVAEVLVALRSHSALVESRAQLFAIAEQARNALKPLPMCDATSAFFSLCDAVIERSH
- the ppdK gene encoding pyruvate, phosphate dikinase, whose translation is MTAQLIHPFTFGDRTQSDLLGGKGANLAEMVRIGLPVPPGFTITTQACREFLTSGQMPAGLPGEISTSLELLEKSLGKEFGNPDKPLLVSVRSGAKFSMPGMMETVLNVGMTTDVAQSMADQTGNPRFAWDSYRRFIDMYGRTVCGVALSEFHRVEARVLAASNAHSIQELDVAGLQMLADSYIKEIEAVTGESFPIDPHVHLIRSVEAVFRSWNSDRAQVYRQRERIPSDLGTAVNIQSMVFGNLSDDSGTGVAFTRDPATGATGSYGDYLERAQGEDVVAGIRNTMSLAEFAESSPVVATELERVMKLLEDHYRDLCDIEFTVEKGKLWILQTRVGKRTAEAAFRIATQLVDEGKISMDEALVRTSGDQLAQLMFPQFDLSASVREIARGIPASPGAAVGEVVFDSRRAFDLARSGKKVILVRRETSPDDLVGMVASEGILTSRGGKTSHAAVVARGMGKTAVCGTESISVDERASLFTVGSLTVYEGETISIDGTTGKVYQGIVPVIASPVTSYLEGRLAASSDEASAVVKAVDRILSYADEIRILHVRTNADTPEDAIRARILGAEGVGLCRTEHMFLGTRRMYVERLVLAENEDVQRGVIAEMEPLQRADFVGIMMAMSGLPVTIRLLDPPLHEFLPPLAELSAHMARAEALGEDIPARDQAIFAAVKRLHESNPMLGLRGVRLGILIPDLYKMQVRALVHAYLEVRRLGHNPQPEVMIPLVSTQRELLYLRETLEAEIKKTFIGTGQNLDIPIGTMIETPRAAITADRLANYADFFSFGTNDLTQLTWGFSRDDVESTFLPRYLDLELLPFSPFESLDQAGVGILVRKATELARTVRSDFKLGICGEHGGDPRSIHFFHELGLDYVSCSPFRVPVARLESGRATVLNSAAGSSSS
- the rarD gene encoding EamA family transporter RarD, whose protein sequence is MKNSDNHRTGLIYGISAYTLWGLLPLYWKYLEEASAFEILASRSVWSLLFCIILLALRKQLKATLAIFRDRRTFALLSLTSLFLTINWGVYIWSVTVNRIVEASLGYFITPLVSVAFGILGFRERLRPLQWVAVGLAGVGVVTLTVQYGAIPFIALALAISWSSYSLFKKSLKVGALEGLSIETTVALIPNLFYLIWLGEHSRGHFGTSIGISLLLAGAGIITVVPLLLFNGATTRLPLSTTGLLQYLTPGIMFLIGIFVNHESMPLARAFGFGLIWLALAFLGTDLVRSTRNTTESD
- a CDS encoding YajQ family cyclic di-GMP-binding protein — its product is MAADSSFDVVSKIDRMELDNAVNQAIREIDTRFDFKNTGAKIELEGEKISIEAGTEERANATLDVLKDKLVKRGVSLKHIDPGKPALSGKIYKLACPLKEGITTENAKKVAKFLRDEGPKSIKTQIQGDELRVTSKSRDDLQTAITMIKEAKWEFAVQFTNYR
- a CDS encoding acetyl-CoA C-acetyltransferase: MRTSVIVAGARTPIGRLNGSLSGLSSTDLGGIAIKSAVERAGISPDQVQYVVMGQVLQAGVGQGPARQAAIKGGLPMDVPSVVVNKVCLSGLNAIALADQLIRAGEYEVIVAGGMESMTNAPHILMNSRVGFKLGDATLKDSMIFDGLFCSVEQIGMGESTEKYNPKFSMTREVQDEFAFQSQQRAAKAQSSGVFEAEIVPVELKDRKGNVTRFAMDEGIRGETSLEELSKLKPVFSPTGTITAGSSSQISDGAAAVVVMLKERAIELGLSWLCEIGAQGMVAGPDASLHEQPANAIKLAAKKEGIGLDQFDFVEINEAFAAVGIVSSNALGFTSDSVNVHGGAIAVGHPLGMSGARLVLHLAYQLRNKGSGYAVAALCGGGGQGDALILKR